The Xiphias gladius isolate SHS-SW01 ecotype Sanya breed wild chromosome 4, ASM1685928v1, whole genome shotgun sequence genome includes a window with the following:
- the sptlc2b gene encoding serine palmitoyltransferase 2b, with product MTESSANKPFNGDACHQTSNGKTFSKNGFVKNHCLFQQPQKYRRPREKNHNITHNSSLYKKPFVESFEETPLLVAVLTYMGYGILTIFGYLRDFLRHWNIEKCHVAREREEQKDFVPLYQDFENFYTRNLYMRIRDNWNRPICSVPGAKMDLVERVSHDYNWTFEHTGKVVNNVINMGSYNYLGFAENIGACADAAIEVTQKYGVGVGSTRCEMGNLDIHEELEHLVARFLGVESSMAFGMGFATNSMNIPALTGKGCLILSDELNHASLVLGARLSGSTIRVFKHNNMQSLEKLLKDAIVHGQPRTHRPWKKILIVVEGIYSMEGSVVRLPEVIALKKRYKAYLYLDEAHSIGALGSNGRGVVDYFGMDPKDVDIMMGTFTKSFGAAGGYIGGKKELIDYLRRHSHSALYATSMSPPVAQQIIASMKIIMGEEETTLGADRLRQLSENTTYFRRKLRDMGFIIYGNDDSPVVPMMLYMPAKIGAFGREMLKRNIGTVVVGFPATPIIESRARFCVSAAHTREMLDTALEAISEVGDLLQLKYSRREQPLPSLGWMSEESLLQD from the exons ATGACCGAAAGCTCCGCGAACAAGCCGTTTAACGGAGACGCCTGTCACCAGACCTCAAATGGTAAAACATTTAGCAAAAATGGCTTCGTGAAGAACCACTGCCTGTTTCAACAGCCACAGAAGTATCGCCGCCCCAGGGAGAAG AACCATAATATCACTCACAACTCCAGCCTGTACAAGAAGCCCTTTGTGGAGTCATTTGAGGAGACTCCTCTACTGGTGGCTGTGCTCACATATATGGGCTATGGCATCCTCACCATCTTTGGCTACCTCCGAGACTTCCTCCGCCACTGGAACATTGAAAAGTGCCATGTGGCccgggagagagaggagcagaag GATTTTGTCCCGCTCTATCAGGACTTTGAGAACTTTTACACCAGGAACTTATACATGAGGATCAGAGACAACTGGAACCGACCCATCTGTAGCGTCCCTGGTGCCAAGATGGACCTGGTGGAAAGAGTTTCCCACGACTACAATTGGACCTTTGA GCACACGGGCAAAGTGGTGAACAATGTCATCAATATGGGCTCTTACAACTACCTCGGCTTTGCTGAAAACATTGGGGCTTGTGCCGATGCTGCTATTGAAGTCACACAAAAGTACGGAGTTGGAGTAGGCAGCACTCGCTGTGAGATGG GGAACCTCGACATCCATGAGGAGCTGGAGCATTTGGTTGCCAGGTTCCTGGGTGTTGAGTCATCCATGGCTTTTGGCATGGGCTTTGCAACCAACTCCATGAACATTCCTGCACTCACTGGGAAG gGTTGTCTTATCCTTAGTGACGAGCTGAATCATGCATCGCTGGTGCTTGGAGCCCGCCTGTCTGGCTCCACAATTCGGGTCTTCAAACACAACA ACATGCAAAGCCTGGAGAAGCTTCTGAAAGATGCTATTGTACACGGGCAGCCAAGAACCCACCGACCTTGGAAGAAAATCCTCATTGTGGTGGAGGGCATATACAG TATGGAGGGATCTGTAGTGCGTCTGCCAGAGGTAATTGCTCTGAAGAAGCGCTACAAGGCCTATCTGTACCTGGATGAAGCCCACAGTATCGGGGCCCTGGGGTCTAACGGTAGGGGAGTGGTGGACTACTTTGGCATGGATCCCAAAGACGTGGACATCATGATGGGAACATTCACCAAGAGCTTCGGTGCTGCTGGAGGATACATTGGAGGCAAAAAG GAGCTGATTGACTATCTGCGACGCCACTCTCACAGTGCCCTGTATGCAACCTCCATGTCCCCTCCTGTGGCCCAGCAGATAATCGCTTCTATGAAGATCATcatgggagaggaggagaccaCACTAG GGGCTGATCGCCTCAGACAGCTATCAGAGAACACCACCTACTTCCGCAGGAAACTCCGCGACATGGGCTTCATCATCTATGGCAACGACGATTCGCCTGTCGTACCAATGATGCTTTATATGCCTGCCAAAATTGG GGCATTTGGTCGGGAGATGTTGAAGAGGAACATCGGCACAGTGGTAGTCGGCTTCCCAGCAACACCCATCATCGAGTCGCGAGCACGTTTCTGCGTTTCAGCTGCTCATACCAGAGAGATGCTTGACACA
- the snw1 gene encoding SNW domain-containing protein 1 produces MSLASFLPAPTQLSQDQLEAEERLRAQKSYSTALVSSLREPPPYGHRKGWVPRSLEDFGDGGAFPEIHVAQFPLEMGRKKKTSNALAVQVDAEGKIKYDAIARQGQGKDKVIFSKYTDLLPKEVLNEDTPELQRPDEEAVQELTEKTRAALDKQVSQKIAAAMPVRAADKQAPAQYIRYTPSQQGVAFNSGAKQRVIRMVEMQKDPMEPPRFKINKKIPRGPPSPPAPVMHSPSRKMTVKEQQEWKIPPCISNWKNAKGYTIPLDKRLAADGRGLQTVHINENFAKLAEALYIADRKAREAVEMRAQVEKKMAQKEKEKKEEKLRELAQMARDRRAGIKSHGDKGGEDSEARERDEIRHDRRKERQHDRNISRAAPDKRSKLQRDQERDVSELIALGMPNPRSSSEAQYDQRLFNQSKGMDSGFAGGEDETYNVYSQPFRSGRDMASNIYRPSKNIDKDAYTDDLDTLMHNRFTPGKEFSGADHGQRREGPVQFEEDPFGLDKFLEEAKQHGGSKRPSTSSRSKDDYHDKKRRKE; encoded by the exons ATGTCTCTGGCGAG CTTTTTACCGGCGCCGACCCAGCTGTCTCAAGACCAGctggaggcagaggagaggctCCGGGCCCAGAAGTCCTACTCCACTGCCCTGGTTTCGTCCCTTAGAGAGCCCCCTCCTTACGGACACAGAAAAGGCTGGGTACCTCGTTCACTTGAg gacTTTGGCGATGGAGGAGCTTTCCCAGAGATCCATGTGGCCCAGTTTCCTCTGGAGATGGGTAGGAAGAAGAAGACATCCAATGCCTTGGCGGTGCAGGTGGATGCAGAAGGAAAGATTAAATATGATGCCATCGCCAGACAAGGACAGGGCAAGGATAAG GTGATCTTCAGTAAGTACACAGACCTTCTTCCAAAAGAAGTTTTAAATGAAGACACTCCAGAACTACAGAGGCCTGACGAGGAGGCTGTACAAGAG CTTACAGAAAAGACCCGCGCTGCCTTGGATAAGCAGGTGTCTCAGAAGATTGCTGCTGCCATGCCTGTAAGAGCCGCAGACAAACAGGCTCCTGCACAGTACATCAG ATACACCCCATCCCAGCAGGGAGTAGCTTTTAACTCAGGGGCCAAACAGAGGGTGATCCGCATGGTGGAAATGCAGAAAGACCCCATGGAACCTCCACGTTTCAA gATCAACAAGAAGATTCCTCGAGgacctccctctcctcctgccccTGTCATGCATTCTCCAAGCAGAAAG aTGACAGTCAAGGAGCAGCAGGAGTGGAAGATTCCTCCATGCATCTCCAACTGGAAGAATGCTAAG GGCTACACCATTCCTCTTGACAAACGTCTGGCTGCTGATGGTAGGGGGCTGCAAACAGTTCACATCAATGAAAACTTTGCCAAGCTGGCCGAGGCACTCTACATCGCTGATAGAAAG GCCAGAGAGGCAGTGGAGATGAGAGCCCAGGTAGAGAAGAAGATGGCtcagaaggagaaggagaagaaggaggagaaactgAGGGAGCTGGCCCAAATGGCTCGAGACCGCAGGGCAGGGATCAAAAGTCATGGGGATAAAG GTGGCGAGGACAGCGAGGCCAGGGAGCGTGACGAGATCCGCCAtgacagaaggaaagagagacagcacGACAGGAACATTTCCAGGGCAGCTCCTGATAAGAG GTCCAAGCTGCAGAGAGACCAGGAGCGGGATGTCAGCGAGCTCATCGCTCTGGGCATGCCCAACCCTCGTTCCTCTAGCGAGGCCCAGTACGACCAGAGGCTCTTTAATCAGAGCAAG gGTATGGATAGTGGTTTTGCTGGTGGTGAGGATGAGACATACAACGTATACAGTCAGCCGTTCCGCAGCGGCAGAGATATGGCTTCAAACATCTACAGGCCCAGCAAGAATATAGACAAGGACGCCTACACAGATGACCTTGATACACTCATGCACAACAG GTTTACTCCAGGCAAAGAGTTCTCAGGTGCCGACCATGGACAGAGGCGGGAAGGACCAGTGCAGTTTGAGGAGGATCCCTTCGGTCTTGACAAGTTCTTGGAGGAGGCCAAGCAGCATGGCGGCTCCAAGAGGCCCTCCACCAGCAGCCGCTCAAAGGACGACTACCATGACAAAAAACGCAGGAAGGAGTGA